One window of Papaver somniferum cultivar HN1 chromosome 9, ASM357369v1, whole genome shotgun sequence genomic DNA carries:
- the LOC113312004 gene encoding uncharacterized protein LOC113312004 codes for MKVSDLLLDGEWVIPVEMLEMIETRELPVADYQQDRRIWSDTLTGEFSVASAVENIRRKYPKLKWTNQVWNSSIHLAISSNVWKLMINICSTNDNMKRRKFSMASRCPFCKNCEEDLEHILWTCNYSELIWKWLGDMFCFKNQKYFDDIFNFAKIKSPVVKEIWRTAAFITAKDLWFLRNKCVYEDASFFGENLKMRILKFTTECDVRMKALMWNSTYDLQILKKFGLKCRRSKVPRVQEIFFHLPSNNQILLCCDGASKGNPGISRYGFIGRNEAGECIVAQAGGLGITTNFYAEVMAVLCAGEWAIRNDHLEVIFISDSKTVITAFMTASLEKKGASLSRGEIIYFTHRPPFLQSIEIEDQPYYRFN; via the exons ATGAAAGTATCTGATTTATTGCTAGATGGAGAATGGGTAATTCCAGTTGAAATGCTTGAGATGATTGAAACTAGAGAACTCCCTGTGGCAGATTATCAACAAGATAGAAGAATCTGGAGTGACACTCTAACTGGTGAATTCTCTGTAGCTTCAGCAGTGGAAAACAtaagaagaaaatatccaaaactcAAATGGACTAACCAGGTATGGAATTCTTCAATACATCTTGCCATATCTAGTAATGTGTGGAAGTTAATGATAAATATATGTTCAACAAATGATAATATGAAAAGAAGGAAATTCAGTATGGCTTCAAGATGTCCATTCTGCAAAAATTGTGAGGAAGATTTAGAACACATCCTTTGGACTTGTAACTATAGTGAACTTATCTGGAAGTGGTTGGGTGATATGTTCTGTTTTAAgaatcaaaaatattttgatgatatcttTAACTTTGCAAAGATTAAGAGCCCTGTTGTGAAGGAAATCTGGAGAACTGCAGCTTTTATCACTGCAAAAGATCTTTGGTTCCTGAGAAATAAATGTGTCTATGAAGATGCAAGTTTCTTTGGAGAAAACCTCAAGATGAGAATATTGAAGTTTACTACtgaatgtgatgttagaatgaAAGCTCTTATGTGGAATTCAACATATGATCTTCAGATACTTAAGAAATTTGGATTAAAATGTAGAAGATCAAAAGTTCCAAGAGTTCAAGAAATATTTTTCCATTTACCAAGCAACAACCAGATTCttttatgttgtgatggtgcttcaaaAGGTAATCCAGGAATATCTAGATATGGATTCATAGGTAGAAATGAAGCTGGAGAGTGCATTGTTGCTCAGGCTGGTGGTTTGGGGATAACAACAAATTTCTATGCAGAAGTGATGGCAGTCTTATGTGCAGGAGAGTGGGCTATAAGAAATGATCACCTGGAAGTTATTTTCATATCAGATTCAAAGACAGTCATTACAGCCTTCATGACAG CTTCATTAGAAAAAAAAGGAGCATCATTGTCAAGGGGAGAAATCATCTATTTTACTCATAGACCTCCCTTCTTACAGAGCATTGAAATTGAAGATCAGCCTTACTATAGATTCAATTAA